From the genome of Hathewaya histolytica, one region includes:
- a CDS encoding IreB family regulatory phosphoprotein, producing the protein MVDDRTLQFNTVRDKSAVTKEILTEVFNSLQEKGYNPINQLVGYFISGDPSYITNYNGARATINKLERDEILEEVLKHYLDVK; encoded by the coding sequence GTGGTAGATGATAGAACTTTACAGTTTAATACAGTTAGAGATAAAAGTGCAGTAACTAAAGAAATACTAACAGAAGTATTTAACTCTTTGCAAGAAAAAGGATATAACCCTATAAATCAGTTAGTAGGTTATTTTATATCAGGTGATCCTAGTTATATTACTAATTATAACGGAGCAAGGGCCACGATAAATAAGTTAGAGAGAGATGAGATACTAGAAGAAGTATTAAAACATTATTTAGATGTTAAATAA
- the alaS gene encoding alanine--tRNA ligase, giving the protein MKQMGLNELRESYLKFFEGKSHLRLPSFSLVPQNDKSLLLINAGMAPMKAYFTGLQTPPSKRITTCQKCIRTGDIDNVGKTSRHATFFEMLGNFSFGDYFKEDIIPWSWEFITKELEIPKDKLYVTIYLDDDEAYDIWTKSTDIDPNRIFRLGKEDNFWEHGTGPCGPSSEIHFDRGNKVISSAEEFLESSEKDIVVEFWNLVFTQFNKEENGEYSKLKNPNIDTGMGLERIATIMQGVNTIFEIDTIKSILEEVSKVSGVKYGEQKEQDISLRIITDHIRSTVFMISDNILPSNEGRGYVLRRLIRRAARHGRLLGLKNPFLNGLCEVVIENSKNAYPELEQKKDYIKKIIRLEEERFSETIDSGMDILISYINELEENGQKVLSGTRAFKLYDTYGFPLELTEEILAEKSLDLDTEGFKLEMDRQRKVAREARTESNYMGTKLTVADQISRDLTTEFKGYNKTSLESEVVLIIKEEEFAESVTKGEEAIIVASETPFYAEMGGQIGDKGVFVGNSASGSVFDCQKNISGKIMHFIKIEEGKLNKGDKIKLSVDTERRERICKNHTGIHLIHSALRKILGEHVHQSGSYVNENRLRFDFTHFQALTEKEIKAVEKLVNEEIMSANNVVTDVMTIEQAKESGAIALFDDKYTDEVRVVSVGEFSRELCGGTHVNNVGELGGFKIVSESGVAAGVRRIEAITGKSVIEYMEEKENILKEVCNLMKCSEKDLLNKIQNQIDEMKEKEKELQNLKNEMSRSLEEDFLKEVSEVKGIKVIYSVVSNMDNDILRELVDRLRAKLGSGVVVLGTENEGKVMFTAMATKDVISLGVHCGKIIKEVATIAGGGGGGRPDMAQAGGKLPEKLEEAISAVPQIIEKLVN; this is encoded by the coding sequence ATGAAGCAAATGGGATTAAATGAGTTAAGAGAATCCTATCTTAAATTTTTTGAAGGAAAGTCGCATTTAAGGTTACCAAGTTTTTCATTGGTACCTCAAAATGATAAAAGTTTATTACTTATAAATGCAGGGATGGCTCCTATGAAAGCCTACTTTACAGGACTACAAACACCACCAAGCAAAAGAATAACTACTTGTCAAAAGTGTATAAGAACAGGAGATATTGATAATGTAGGAAAAACATCAAGGCATGCTACCTTCTTTGAGATGTTAGGAAACTTTTCTTTTGGTGATTATTTCAAAGAAGATATAATTCCGTGGTCTTGGGAATTTATAACAAAAGAATTAGAAATACCTAAAGATAAACTTTATGTTACTATCTATTTAGATGATGATGAAGCGTATGATATTTGGACTAAAAGCACAGATATTGACCCTAATAGAATATTTAGATTAGGTAAGGAAGATAACTTTTGGGAACATGGAACAGGTCCTTGTGGACCTTCATCAGAAATTCATTTTGATAGGGGAAATAAAGTAATAAGTTCTGCAGAAGAATTTTTAGAATCAAGCGAAAAAGATATTGTAGTAGAATTTTGGAATCTAGTATTTACTCAATTTAACAAAGAAGAGAATGGAGAGTATAGTAAACTTAAAAATCCTAACATAGATACAGGCATGGGACTTGAAAGAATAGCTACTATAATGCAAGGAGTTAACACTATATTTGAAATAGATACTATTAAGAGTATTTTAGAAGAAGTTTCTAAAGTTTCTGGAGTTAAATATGGAGAACAAAAGGAACAAGATATATCTCTTAGAATTATAACGGATCATATAAGAAGCACTGTATTCATGATAAGTGATAATATTCTTCCATCTAATGAGGGAAGAGGTTATGTTTTAAGACGATTAATTAGAAGGGCAGCAAGGCATGGAAGACTTTTAGGATTAAAAAATCCTTTCTTAAATGGATTATGTGAAGTAGTAATAGAGAATTCAAAAAATGCATATCCAGAATTAGAACAAAAGAAAGATTATATTAAGAAAATAATTAGACTAGAAGAAGAGAGATTTTCAGAAACTATTGACTCAGGTATGGATATTTTAATTTCATATATAAATGAATTAGAAGAAAATGGACAAAAAGTATTAAGTGGAACTAGAGCGTTTAAGCTTTATGATACTTATGGATTTCCATTAGAACTTACTGAAGAAATTCTTGCAGAGAAATCATTGGATCTAGATACTGAAGGCTTTAAACTTGAAATGGATAGACAAAGAAAAGTTGCAAGAGAAGCTAGAACAGAATCTAATTATATGGGGACAAAGCTTACTGTAGCAGACCAAATTTCAAGGGATTTAACTACTGAATTTAAAGGATATAATAAAACTTCTCTAGAATCTGAGGTTGTTCTTATAATAAAAGAAGAAGAGTTTGCAGAGAGTGTAACTAAAGGAGAAGAAGCTATCATTGTTGCCTCTGAAACACCTTTTTATGCAGAAATGGGTGGACAAATTGGTGATAAAGGAGTGTTTGTAGGTAACTCAGCTAGTGGTAGTGTTTTCGATTGCCAAAAGAATATATCAGGTAAAATAATGCATTTCATTAAGATCGAAGAAGGGAAATTGAATAAAGGTGATAAGATAAAACTTTCTGTAGATACTGAAAGAAGGGAAAGGATTTGTAAAAATCATACTGGCATCCATTTAATACATTCAGCGCTAAGAAAGATTTTAGGAGAACATGTTCATCAATCAGGCTCCTATGTAAATGAAAATAGACTAAGATTTGACTTCACGCATTTCCAAGCATTAACAGAGAAGGAGATTAAAGCTGTAGAAAAGCTTGTAAATGAGGAGATAATGAGTGCAAATAATGTTGTAACAGATGTAATGACTATTGAACAGGCTAAAGAAAGTGGAGCAATAGCTTTATTCGATGATAAATATACAGATGAAGTTAGGGTTGTATCTGTAGGAGAATTTAGTAGGGAATTATGCGGAGGAACTCATGTTAATAATGTAGGTGAACTTGGCGGATTTAAGATTGTTTCTGAATCAGGGGTAGCTGCAGGTGTTAGAAGGATAGAAGCAATAACTGGAAAATCAGTTATTGAGTACATGGAAGAGAAAGAAAACATTTTAAAAGAAGTTTGTAATCTTATGAAATGTTCTGAAAAAGACTTATTAAATAAAATTCAAAATCAAATTGATGAAATGAAAGAAAAAGAAAAAGAATTACAAAATCTAAAAAATGAAATGTCAAGATCTTTGGAAGAAGATTTCTTAAAAGAAGTTAGCGAAGTAAAGGGTATTAAAGTAATTTATAGTGTTGTATCAAATATGGATAATGATATTTTAAGAGAATTAGTAGATAGATTAAGAGCCAAATTAGGCTCAGGAGTAGTTGTCTTAGGTACTGAAAATGAAGGGAAAGTAATGTTCACAGCTATGGCTACTAAGGATGTAATATCACTTGGAGTTCATTGCGGAAAAATTATAAAAGAAGTTGCAACTATAGCTGGTGGCGGTGGTGGCGGAAGACCAGATATGGCTCAAGCTGGAGGGAAACTACCAGAAAAATTAGAAGAGGCAATAAGTGCAGTGCCACAAATTATAGAGAAACTTGTAAATTAA
- a CDS encoding AI-2E family transporter → MKKINKNRLVKVLIIILVLIVVYFLLKVTFIHTLLKVIIYSLLFTYALKPIYQYMIKRGAKKQISALVLVLLLFMLGIVWMVVLVPQFISEVVSLKSNFYKVFEYINNLLSNIKFLQNNYLFNNIIKKLFSFGRKFIEDIIFYIMAIGQNIATYLIIPVFVYYFLVDSELFLEKGLYFVSCNKRRIIRRVINHIDCILSKYILSQIFLSILTGILTYIILYFLKVKSPLMLAIFNGVINIIPFFGPVIGAIPSIIIACATSLKQGLWVTFWIVIMQQIEGNFLSPKIVGDLVNIHPVLVIFLLIIGGEIGGFIGMLVAIPIGVIVKVIFEDINYYFY, encoded by the coding sequence ATGAAAAAAATTAATAAAAATAGGTTAGTAAAAGTTTTAATAATAATATTAGTATTAATTGTAGTTTATTTTTTACTTAAAGTTACCTTTATACATACATTATTAAAAGTAATTATATATTCCTTATTATTTACATATGCATTAAAACCCATATATCAATATATGATAAAAAGGGGAGCAAAAAAGCAGATATCAGCATTGGTTTTGGTGTTACTACTCTTTATGTTAGGAATTGTATGGATGGTAGTTTTAGTTCCACAATTTATATCAGAAGTAGTGAGCCTTAAAAGTAATTTTTATAAGGTATTTGAATATATCAATAATTTACTAAGTAATATAAAGTTTCTTCAAAATAATTACTTATTTAATAATATAATAAAAAAATTATTTAGCTTTGGCAGAAAATTTATTGAGGATATCATTTTTTATATTATGGCTATAGGTCAAAATATTGCTACATATCTAATTATACCCGTCTTCGTCTATTATTTTTTAGTAGACAGTGAACTATTTTTAGAGAAGGGGCTATATTTTGTTAGTTGTAATAAGAGAAGAATTATAAGGCGGGTTATAAATCATATTGATTGTATCTTAAGTAAGTATATTTTAAGTCAGATTTTTTTGAGCATACTAACCGGTATACTGACCTATATAATTTTATATTTTCTTAAGGTAAAAAGTCCTTTAATGTTGGCTATATTTAATGGAGTCATTAATATAATACCCTTTTTTGGGCCGGTAATTGGAGCTATACCATCTATTATAATTGCCTGTGCTACTTCTTTAAAACAAGGTTTATGGGTTACCTTTTGGATTGTGATAATGCAACAAATAGAAGGCAACTTTCTTTCGCCTAAAATTGTAGGAGATCTTGTTAACATACATCCTGTATTGGTTATATTTTTACTTATAATAGGTGGCGAGATAGGTGGCTTTATAGGAATGTTGGTTGCAATTCCTATAGGAGTGATAGTCAAGGTTATTTTTGAAGATATAAACTACTACTTTTATTAA
- a CDS encoding PRC-barrel domain-containing protein, with amino-acid sequence MYRIRDFYGKNIINEKGKIIGKVVDIIIDINNCNICGFSGKKNGLFSKEFYVLKKDLIYIGESIVTRRLCKKEMFTFNKIKGMEVVNLKGDVIGILEDILFCEEEFKILGLMLCENFFKNYVVGKRIVLLKDIILGESEVLFINKQPYYFYSKLNFSKDKGECDEKN; translated from the coding sequence ATGTATAGAATAAGAGATTTTTACGGTAAAAATATTATAAATGAAAAAGGTAAGATTATAGGTAAAGTAGTAGATATAATTATAGATATTAATAATTGTAATATTTGTGGTTTTAGTGGAAAAAAGAATGGGTTGTTTTCTAAAGAGTTTTATGTTCTAAAGAAAGATTTAATATATATAGGTGAATCTATAGTTACAAGACGCTTATGCAAAAAGGAGATGTTTACTTTCAATAAAATAAAGGGTATGGAAGTTGTAAACCTTAAGGGAGATGTTATAGGTATACTAGAGGATATTTTATTTTGTGAAGAGGAGTTTAAAATTTTAGGACTAATGCTATGTGAAAATTTTTTTAAAAACTATGTCGTGGGAAAAAGAATAGTGTTACTTAAAGATATTATCTTAGGAGAATCAGAGGTTTTGTTTATTAATAAACAACCATATTATTTTTATAGTAAGTTAAATTTTTCAAAAGATAAAGGTGAATGTGATGAAAAAAATTAA
- the nifU gene encoding Fe-S cluster assembly scaffold protein NifU, which produces MEYSDKVLNHFYCPRNVGVLASANGVGEEGDANCGDVMKIYLQIEDNKIINVKFKAFGCGSAIASASIATELIKGKNIEEAWKITNKSVIEALDGLPSVKIHCSVLAEQTIHKAINNYRLSKGLEPWKNDNLHHN; this is translated from the coding sequence ATGGAATATAGTGATAAAGTATTGAACCATTTTTATTGTCCGAGAAATGTAGGTGTCTTAGCCTCTGCTAATGGCGTTGGAGAAGAGGGAGATGCTAACTGTGGAGATGTTATGAAAATTTATCTTCAAATAGAGGATAATAAGATTATAAATGTTAAATTTAAAGCTTTTGGTTGTGGATCTGCTATAGCATCTGCAAGTATTGCAACAGAGCTTATTAAGGGGAAAAATATAGAAGAGGCTTGGAAGATTACTAATAAATCCGTTATTGAGGCATTAGATGGACTTCCATCAGTTAAAATACATTGTTCTGTATTAGCTGAACAAACTATTCATAAAGCTATAAATAACTATAGATTATCCAAAGGACTAGAACCGTGGAAAAATGATAATTTGCATCACAATTAA
- the mnmA gene encoding tRNA 2-thiouridine(34) synthase MnmA: protein MKKKVVIGMSGGVDSSVAAYLLKEQGYDVIGIMMKLAPDDEEYTLNEGGCCSLSAATDARRVADTLDIPFYVMNFKQSFKENVIDYFIDEYLKGQTPNPCVRCNKTIKFAEFLRKAKALGADYIATGHYAEIIKKEDRYLLKKSEDQKKDQTYMLYNLTQDQLAHTLMPCGGYEKTEIRKIAEKIGLDVFRKKDSQEICFIPDNNHGKFILESAGPNKVKEGNFVDRDGNVLGKHKGIAYYTIGQRKGLGLSLGKPSFVTDIIPWKNQVVIGDENELFKSELIAKDINLIYTDVLQEPMEVGAKIRYAAKESPAIIYPMGEGKLKVKFKEKQRAITKGQSVVFYKDNFVVGGGIIEEIL, encoded by the coding sequence ATGAAGAAAAAAGTAGTCATTGGAATGAGCGGAGGAGTAGACAGTTCTGTTGCAGCATATCTTTTAAAAGAGCAAGGATATGATGTTATAGGTATTATGATGAAGCTTGCTCCAGACGATGAAGAATATACTCTAAATGAGGGAGGCTGTTGTTCGCTTTCTGCAGCTACAGATGCGAGAAGAGTTGCAGATACATTAGATATTCCATTTTATGTAATGAATTTTAAACAATCTTTTAAAGAGAATGTTATAGATTATTTTATAGATGAATATTTAAAAGGACAAACACCTAATCCCTGTGTCAGATGTAATAAAACTATTAAATTTGCTGAATTTTTAAGAAAGGCTAAAGCTTTAGGCGCGGACTATATAGCTACAGGCCACTATGCTGAGATAATAAAAAAAGAGGATAGATATTTACTTAAAAAATCAGAAGATCAAAAAAAAGATCAAACTTATATGTTATATAATTTAACGCAAGATCAGTTAGCTCATACTCTAATGCCTTGTGGAGGTTATGAAAAAACAGAAATAAGAAAAATAGCTGAAAAAATAGGACTTGATGTATTTAGAAAGAAAGATAGCCAAGAAATTTGTTTTATACCAGATAATAATCATGGAAAGTTTATATTGGAAAGTGCAGGACCTAATAAAGTTAAAGAAGGCAATTTTGTAGATAGAGATGGAAATGTTTTAGGAAAGCATAAGGGAATTGCCTATTATACAATAGGACAAAGAAAGGGGCTTGGATTATCTCTAGGTAAACCTTCATTTGTAACTGATATTATTCCTTGGAAAAACCAAGTTGTAATCGGAGATGAAAATGAGTTATTTAAATCAGAACTAATAGCGAAGGATATCAATCTTATTTATACAGACGTGTTACAAGAGCCAATGGAAGTAGGAGCAAAAATAAGATACGCAGCAAAAGAATCTCCAGCTATTATATATCCCATGGGAGAAGGTAAGCTGAAAGTCAAATTTAAAGAAAAACAAAGGGCTATTACAAAAGGTCAATCAGTTGTGTTTTATAAAGATAATTTTGTAGTAGGTGGAGGTATTATAGAAGAAATTTTATAA
- the nifU gene encoding Fe-S cluster assembly scaffold protein NifU, producing the protein MIYSEKVMDHFTNPRNVGEIPEANGIGEVGNAKCGDIMKIYLKVEDNIVKDAKFKTFGCGSAIASSSMATELIIGKNLEEAWELTNKAVAEALDGLPTVKMHCSVLAEEAIHKAINDYRVNSGLEPWDYKEHHDIHDEVHGH; encoded by the coding sequence ATGATATACAGTGAAAAGGTTATGGATCATTTTACTAATCCAAGAAATGTGGGAGAGATTCCTGAAGCTAATGGAATAGGAGAAGTTGGAAATGCTAAGTGTGGAGATATAATGAAAATATATCTAAAAGTTGAAGATAATATAGTTAAAGATGCTAAATTCAAAACTTTTGGATGTGGTTCCGCAATAGCATCTTCAAGTATGGCTACAGAATTAATTATTGGTAAGAATTTAGAAGAAGCGTGGGAACTTACTAATAAAGCTGTTGCTGAAGCTTTAGATGGACTTCCAACAGTTAAAATGCACTGTTCTGTATTGGCTGAAGAGGCAATTCATAAGGCTATAAATGATTATAGAGTAAATTCTGGCTTAGAGCCTTGGGATTATAAAGAGCATCATGATATTCATGATGAGGTACATGGTCATTAA
- the nifS gene encoding cysteine desulfurase NifS has product MKKQVYMDHAATTYTKKEVLEEMLPYFTEYYGNPSSIYSLSRETKKAIDNAKDRVSKAINSENSEIYFTGGGSEADNWAIKGIALAHKNKGNHIITTKIEHHAVLHACEYLEKHGFEVTYLPVNEEGLVEIEEFKNAITDKTILATIMFANNEIGSIQPIKEIGEICRERKIIFHTDAVQAVGHIPVDVKEMNIDLLSMAAHKFYGPKGVGALYIRKGIRIDNLVHGGAQERGRRAGTENIAGIVGLGKALELACEHMEENNKRIKSLRDRLMEGLLKVPHSRLNGPNDNRRLPGNLNICFKFIEGESVLLLLDAKDISASSGSACTSGSLDPSHVLLAIGLPHEIAHGSLRLSLGDGTTDEEVDYVLEIIPEVVQRLRDMSPLWDDFLKKGDK; this is encoded by the coding sequence ATGAAAAAACAGGTGTATATGGATCATGCGGCAACCACTTATACAAAAAAAGAAGTTTTGGAAGAAATGTTACCATACTTTACAGAATATTATGGCAACCCATCTTCTATCTATTCACTATCAAGAGAAACTAAAAAGGCAATTGATAATGCAAAAGATAGGGTATCAAAAGCTATAAATTCAGAAAATAGTGAAATATACTTTACTGGTGGAGGTTCTGAAGCAGATAACTGGGCAATAAAAGGAATTGCTTTGGCTCACAAGAATAAAGGAAATCATATAATAACAACTAAAATTGAGCATCATGCAGTATTACATGCTTGCGAGTATTTAGAGAAACATGGATTTGAAGTTACTTATCTACCAGTTAATGAAGAAGGGCTAGTTGAAATTGAAGAATTTAAAAATGCTATAACAGATAAAACTATACTAGCAACTATTATGTTTGCTAATAATGAGATAGGTTCAATTCAACCTATAAAAGAAATAGGAGAAATATGTAGGGAGAGAAAAATCATATTCCATACAGATGCAGTGCAGGCTGTAGGTCATATTCCCGTAGATGTAAAAGAAATGAACATAGATTTACTTTCTATGGCAGCACATAAGTTTTATGGACCAAAGGGAGTGGGTGCCCTTTACATTAGAAAAGGTATAAGAATTGATAATTTGGTTCATGGTGGTGCGCAAGAAAGAGGAAGAAGGGCAGGAACAGAAAACATAGCAGGTATAGTAGGACTTGGTAAAGCTTTAGAACTTGCATGTGAGCATATGGAAGAAAATAATAAGAGAATCAAATCTTTAAGAGATAGATTAATGGAAGGTTTATTAAAAGTTCCACATAGCAGATTAAATGGACCTAATGATAATAGAAGGTTACCTGGAAACTTAAATATTTGTTTTAAGTTTATTGAAGGAGAATCTGTACTTTTATTATTAGATGCTAAGGATATTTCTGCATCTAGTGGAAGTGCTTGTACATCAGGTTCATTAGATCCATCACATGTATTATTAGCTATTGGACTTCCACATGAAATAGCTCATGGTTCTTTAAGATTATCATTAGGCGATGGAACTACAGACGAAGAAGTGGACTATGTTTTAGAAATTATTCCTGAAGTTGTTCAAAGATTAAGAGATATGTCACCATTATGGGATGACTTTTTAAAGAAAGGGGATAAATAA
- a CDS encoding RrF2 family transcriptional regulator: MKLSTKGRYGVKAMVDLAINNESREPISIKSIAERQNISEYYLEQLFGSLRKAGLIKSIRGAAGGYVLNKPPQDITVHHIMEVLEGPVEISNCLVDDCCDNIEGCPTRLLWKKLKESIEEVTSSITLQDMVDDYNSMNTVKIEI, from the coding sequence ATGAAATTATCCACTAAAGGAAGATATGGTGTAAAGGCTATGGTAGACCTTGCTATAAATAATGAGAGTAGGGAACCAATTTCTATAAAGTCTATAGCGGAACGACAAAATATTTCTGAATACTATTTAGAACAGCTTTTTGGAAGTTTAAGAAAGGCTGGTTTAATAAAGAGTATTAGAGGTGCTGCGGGAGGATATGTCTTAAATAAACCTCCTCAAGATATTACAGTACATCATATTATGGAAGTTTTGGAAGGACCAGTTGAGATTTCTAATTGTCTAGTAGATGATTGTTGTGACAATATAGAAGGTTGTCCTACAAGACTTTTGTGGAAGAAACTAAAAGAAAGTATAGAGGAAGTTACATCTTCTATAACTTTACAGGACATGGTAGATGATTATAATAGTATGAATACGGTTAAAATAGAGATTTGA
- a CDS encoding replication-associated recombination protein A, which translates to MKPLADKIRPTTLENVVGQEHILGKDKILERIINSKNITSMIFYGPPGVGKTTVANIVAKKANKNFYKLNATTASIKDIQEIIKELDTIENINGVVLYLDEIQNFNKKQQQSMLEFMESGRITLIASTTENPYHYVYKAILSRSLVLEFKPIEKENIIKALKRAIENSNNELGGDLVSVSENAFEHVAIICSGDLRKALNILEVALVSTPRDLNGKINITLDTVETCSGIKSLNYDKNGDSHYDILSAFQKSIRGSDVHASIHYLARLIKSGDLISICRRLLVIATEDIGLAYPNAITIVKACIDSAVQLGFPEARIPLSQAVILLATAPKSNSAYKAIDKALFDLENKNIGDIPLYLKDAHYGGSSNLDRGNGYKYPHDYPNSYVKQQYLPSEIKNEQYYFPGNNKMENAIKNYLKFLI; encoded by the coding sequence ATGAAACCACTAGCGGATAAAATAAGACCAACTACTTTAGAAAATGTAGTTGGTCAAGAACATATTTTAGGTAAAGATAAGATTTTAGAAAGAATTATAAATTCAAAGAATATAACTAGTATGATTTTTTATGGACCTCCTGGAGTAGGGAAAACAACTGTAGCTAACATAGTTGCAAAGAAGGCTAACAAAAATTTTTATAAGCTAAATGCGACTACAGCCTCTATAAAAGATATTCAAGAAATTATAAAAGAGTTAGATACCATAGAAAATATAAATGGAGTTGTACTTTACCTAGATGAAATTCAAAACTTTAATAAAAAACAACAACAATCTATGTTGGAATTTATGGAAAGCGGAAGGATAACATTAATTGCAAGTACAACAGAGAATCCTTATCATTATGTATATAAGGCTATTTTAAGCCGCTCTTTGGTGTTAGAATTTAAACCTATAGAAAAAGAAAACATTATAAAGGCATTAAAAAGAGCTATAGAGAACTCAAATAATGAATTGGGAGGAGACTTAGTTTCAGTTAGTGAAAATGCTTTTGAACATGTAGCAATAATATGCAGTGGAGATCTTAGAAAAGCATTAAATATATTGGAAGTTGCCTTAGTTTCTACACCAAGAGATTTAAACGGTAAGATAAATATAACTTTAGATACAGTAGAAACATGTAGTGGTATAAAATCTTTAAATTATGATAAAAATGGGGATAGTCATTATGATATTTTAAGTGCTTTCCAAAAATCTATAAGAGGAAGTGATGTTCATGCGAGCATACATTACCTTGCAAGGTTAATTAAATCAGGAGATTTAATATCTATATGTAGAAGACTTTTAGTAATTGCTACTGAAGATATAGGACTCGCATATCCAAATGCAATAACTATTGTGAAGGCCTGTATAGACTCTGCCGTGCAACTGGGATTTCCAGAGGCAAGAATCCCTCTTTCTCAAGCGGTGATATTGCTTGCCACAGCACCAAAATCTAACTCTGCATATAAAGCTATAGATAAGGCTCTATTTGATCTTGAAAATAAAAACATAGGAGATATTCCGCTATATTTAAAAGATGCACATTACGGAGGATCCAGTAATTTAGATAGAGGAAATGGATATAAATATCCTCATGATTATCCTAATTCTTATGTAAAACAGCAATACCTACCTTCAGAAATAAAAAATGAACAGTACTATTTTCCAGGAAATAACAAGATGGAAAATGCTATAAAAAATTATTTGAAGTTTCTCATTTGA
- a CDS encoding thioredoxin family protein, with the protein MRFEELFKLGGSYNEFLLEKEGEYKEKLESLVNEINITLELKKRIENISENINILAVAELWCPDCIVNVPSIVYISDLNSKVSISFVKREGNEEYLNNFSVEGKVKIPTFIIMDRDFKLKGAFIERPNSIKDLENGDDQVKRIVGMKNYRQGKCLEEVIEEILDIIES; encoded by the coding sequence ATGAGGTTTGAAGAATTATTTAAATTAGGTGGAAGTTATAATGAGTTTTTATTAGAAAAAGAGGGAGAGTATAAGGAAAAATTGGAATCCTTAGTTAATGAGATTAATATAACTTTAGAACTAAAAAAAAGGATTGAAAATATAAGTGAAAATATAAATATATTAGCTGTAGCTGAATTATGGTGCCCTGATTGCATAGTAAATGTTCCATCTATTGTATATATATCGGATTTAAACTCAAAAGTAAGCATTAGTTTTGTAAAAAGAGAGGGTAATGAGGAATATTTAAATAATTTTTCTGTCGAGGGAAAAGTTAAAATACCTACCTTTATAATTATGGATAGGGACTTTAAACTTAAAGGGGCATTTATAGAAAGACCAAATAGTATAAAGGATTTAGAAAATGGAGATGACCAAGTTAAGCGAATTGTAGGAATGAAAAACTACAGGCAAGGAAAATGTTTAGAAGAAGTTATTGAGGAAATATTAGATATAATAGAAAGTTAA
- a CDS encoding radical SAM protein produces the protein MERYNVIHNKNNREIVLLKGLPCVWGKCAFCDYITDNSDDVEEINNINFNILDKVTGEYGVLEVINSGSCFELPKETLEKIKNIVKERNIKKLFFESHWCYRKRLKEMREFFNIPIIFKIGIETFDDFFRNEVLNKNTKFENYEDVVKEFKSVCLLIGIKGQTKEMIKKDIAIVEENFPFATINIFTENSTSLKRDEELIKWFLKEYNYLEEKNNIEVLYENTDFGVGD, from the coding sequence ATGGAGAGATATAACGTTATACATAATAAAAATAATAGAGAAATAGTATTGTTAAAAGGGCTTCCATGCGTATGGGGGAAATGTGCCTTTTGTGATTATATTACGGATAATAGTGATGATGTTGAGGAGATAAATAATATTAATTTTAATATTTTAGATAAAGTCACAGGGGAGTATGGTGTATTAGAAGTTATAAACTCAGGGAGTTGTTTTGAACTTCCCAAAGAAACCTTAGAAAAAATTAAGAATATAGTAAAAGAAAGAAATATTAAGAAGTTGTTTTTTGAAAGTCACTGGTGTTATAGGAAGAGGCTTAAAGAAATGAGAGAATTCTTTAATATTCCAATAATATTTAAGATAGGTATAGAAACTTTTGATGATTTTTTTAGAAATGAGGTTTTAAACAAGAATACAAAATTTGAAAACTATGAAGATGTTGTTAAAGAATTTAAATCTGTTTGTTTACTTATAGGAATAAAAGGCCAAACAAAAGAGATGATTAAAAAAGATATAGCTATTGTAGAGGAGAATTTTCCATTTGCTACGATAAATATATTTACAGAAAACTCAACATCATTAAAGAGAGATGAAGAACTGATTAAATGGTTTTTAAAGGAATATAATTATCTAGAAGAAAAGAATAATATTGAAGTTCTTTACGAAAATACAGACTTTGGAGTAGGAGATTAA